A part of Saimiri boliviensis isolate mSaiBol1 chromosome 11, mSaiBol1.pri, whole genome shotgun sequence genomic DNA contains:
- the C11H1orf216 gene encoding UPF0500 protein C1orf216 homolog — MFAIQPGLAEAGQFLEDPPPGVCQPELQQDSNSNFMASAKDANENWHGMPGRAEPILMRSSSESTSDNQAFRAPGSPEEGVRSPPEGAEIPGAEPEKMGGAGTVCSPLEDNGYASSSLSIDSPSSSPEPACGTLRGPGPPDPLLPSVAQAVQHLQAQERYKEQEKEKHHVHLVMYRRLALLQWIRGLQHQLIDQQARLQESFDTILDNRKELIRCLQQRAAPSRPQDQG, encoded by the coding sequence ATGTTCGCTATCCAGCCAGGGCTAGCTGAAGCGGGGCAATTCCTGGAGGATCCACCTCCTGGAGTATGTCAGCCCGAGCTCCAACAAGACAGCAACTCCAACTTCATGGCAAGTGCCAAGGATGCTAATGAGAATTGGCATGGGATGCCAGGCAGAGCGGAACCGATCCTGATGAGAAGCTCCTCTGAGTCGACCTCTGACAACCAGGCCTTCCGGGCCCCTGGGTCCCCTGAGGAAGGGGTGCGCAGCCCCCCAGAGGGGGCAGAGATTCCCGGGGCTGAGCCTGAGAAGATGGGTGGTGCTGGCACAGTCTGCTCCCCTCTGGAGGACAACGGCTATGCCAGCAGTTCCCTGAGCATCGACAGCCCTAGCAGCAGTCCTGAGCCTGCCTGTGGGACTCTGAGAGGCCCTGGCCCTCCTGATCCCCTTCTGCCCTCAGTGGCCCAGGCTGTGCAGCACTTGCAAGCTCAGGAGCGCTACAAAGAGCAGGAGAAGGAAAAGCACCACGTGCACTTGGTGATGTACCGTCGCCTGGCACTGCTGCAGTGGATCCGGGGCCTGCAGCATCAGTTGATTGATCAGCAGGCCCGACTGCAGGAGAGCTTCGACACCATCCTAGACAACCGGAAGGAGCTTATTCGCTGTCTCCAGCAGAGGGCAGCACCATCCAGGCCCCAGGACCAGGGCTAA